Within Chthonomonadales bacterium, the genomic segment TTGAGCCCGGTCACCCTGAGTAGCTCGTCGGCCATGCGGAGTATAATACCGCATAGCGCGCGGCCGGGCCGGGAGCGGCCGGCCGAGAGGAGGCTCCGCGTCATGCCCGAGGACTGCGTCTTCTGCAAGATCGCCGACGGGCGGATACCGGCGGACCTCGTCTACGAGGACGCCGAGTTCGTGGCCTTTCGCGACATCGACCCCCAGGCGCCGGCCCACGTCGTGTTGATCCCCCGGGCGCACGTGCCCACGCTGCTCGACCTGCCCGACCGCGGCGCGGCCGGCGGCCTCTTGCTGGCCGCCAACGAGACGGCGCGCCGGCTCGGCCTGGCCGAGAGCGGGTTCCGCCTCGTCGGCAACTGCGGGCCCGATGCAGGACAGGAGGTGCCGCACGTGCACGTGCACGTGCTCGGTGGCCGCTGCATGGGCTGGCCGCCGGGGTAGCGCGCCGAAACCCGCCCTGGGCGGCCGCCGTAATCCAGTTGCCGCCGCCGCGGTCAACGACGGCGGACACCGT encodes:
- a CDS encoding histidine triad nucleotide-binding protein, which translates into the protein MPEDCVFCKIADGRIPADLVYEDAEFVAFRDIDPQAPAHVVLIPRAHVPTLLDLPDRGAAGGLLLAANETARRLGLAESGFRLVGNCGPDAGQEVPHVHVHVLGGRCMGWPPG